The Mycoplasmopsis gallinacea genome includes a window with the following:
- a CDS encoding ATP-dependent Clp protease ATP-binding subunit, which produces MNMSYEKEEKALVKYGKNLTKLAEANKLDPVIGRDDEIRRMIRILSRKTKNNPVLVGEPGVGKTAIVEGLAHKIIEGQVPENLKNAQVIEIDLAALIAGASYQGEFEKRLKQLLKEVEESKEELILFIDEIHMLIGTGKTGSNSGMDAANIIKPLMARGMLHLVGATTFDEYRKYIESDAALERRMQKIDVEEPNVESTITILRGIKERLEHYHKVKISDDALIAAAKLSNRYITDRFLPDKAIDLVDEAAATIKTEMNFEPEVLEKLKQEKIKLEMEKIALRDSKNQAARVEELTNLIKIGDEKIAQLEKQWKTEKEKVNELSQLQKRLSDLKFSFQNAQNEGNFELASKIKYSDIPKIEKQIEEIEFAKNSANALLKDIVLEEDIAKIISKWTKIPIKKLIETEKNKLINLEKELNNEIMGQKQAIDLVSRAILRTKANINDPNKPLASFLFLGPTGVGKTELARKLALQLFDSEKQMIRLDMSEYMEKHSVAKIIGAPPGYVGFDEGGHLAERIRKNPYTILLLDEIEKAHPDVLNVFLQLLDNGMIRDSKGKIINCRNLIVIMTSNLGAKEIIENKGPLSDKEVKVILTRFLRPEFINRIDEIICFNPLSKDNVKAIIKIELDKLVKRIKEAKNIDLTYTDKVINKVLDDAFDPEYGARPIKRYIQKRIESVIALKIIEKDLHDTKVELNVKDNEFEI; this is translated from the coding sequence ATGAATATGAGTTATGAAAAAGAAGAAAAAGCATTAGTTAAATATGGCAAAAATTTAACTAAACTTGCTGAAGCAAACAAACTCGATCCAGTTATTGGTAGAGATGATGAAATTCGTAGAATGATTCGTATTTTAAGTAGGAAAACTAAAAATAACCCTGTTTTAGTTGGAGAACCTGGAGTTGGTAAAACAGCTATTGTTGAAGGTCTTGCTCACAAAATAATTGAAGGACAAGTTCCTGAAAACCTAAAAAATGCTCAAGTTATTGAAATTGACCTTGCAGCATTAATTGCTGGTGCATCTTACCAAGGTGAATTTGAAAAAAGATTAAAACAATTATTAAAAGAAGTGGAAGAAAGTAAAGAAGAGCTTATTTTATTTATTGATGAAATCCATATGTTAATTGGTACAGGTAAAACTGGTTCAAATTCAGGAATGGATGCTGCTAACATCATTAAACCTTTAATGGCTAGAGGGATGCTTCATTTAGTAGGTGCAACAACTTTTGATGAATATCGTAAATACATTGAAAGCGATGCAGCTTTAGAAAGAAGAATGCAAAAAATAGATGTGGAAGAACCAAATGTTGAAAGTACAATTACTATTTTAAGGGGGATTAAAGAAAGACTAGAGCACTACCATAAAGTTAAAATTTCTGATGATGCTCTAATTGCTGCTGCTAAATTATCAAATAGATATATTACAGATAGATTTTTACCTGATAAAGCAATCGATTTAGTCGATGAAGCAGCCGCCACTATTAAAACTGAAATGAACTTTGAACCTGAAGTTCTTGAAAAACTTAAACAAGAAAAAATCAAACTTGAAATGGAAAAAATTGCGCTTAGAGATAGTAAAAATCAAGCCGCAAGAGTTGAAGAGTTAACTAACTTAATTAAAATAGGTGATGAAAAAATTGCTCAATTAGAAAAACAATGAAAAACTGAGAAAGAAAAAGTGAATGAGCTTTCACAACTTCAAAAAAGACTTTCAGATTTAAAATTTAGTTTCCAAAATGCTCAAAATGAAGGGAATTTTGAATTAGCTTCAAAAATTAAATATAGCGACATTCCTAAAATCGAAAAACAAATTGAGGAAATTGAATTTGCTAAAAATAGTGCTAATGCATTATTAAAAGACATTGTTTTAGAAGAAGATATTGCCAAAATTATTTCTAAATGAACTAAAATTCCAATTAAAAAATTAATTGAAACTGAAAAAAATAAATTAATTAACTTAGAAAAAGAATTAAATAATGAAATTATGGGTCAAAAACAAGCTATTGATTTAGTTTCTCGTGCTATTTTAAGAACTAAAGCTAATATTAATGACCCAAATAAACCACTTGCTAGTTTCTTATTCTTAGGACCAACAGGAGTGGGTAAAACTGAACTTGCAAGAAAATTAGCACTTCAATTGTTTGATAGTGAAAAACAAATGATTCGTCTTGATATGTCTGAATATATGGAAAAACACAGCGTAGCTAAAATAATTGGAGCTCCTCCAGGTTATGTTGGTTTTGATGAAGGAGGACATTTAGCTGAAAGAATTAGAAAAAATCCTTATACAATTTTACTTCTTGATGAAATTGAAAAAGCTCATCCAGATGTGTTAAATGTGTTCTTACAACTTTTAGATAATGGGATGATTCGTGATTCAAAAGGTAAAATTATCAACTGTCGTAATTTAATTGTTATTATGACTTCAAATTTAGGGGCTAAAGAAATTATCGAAAACAAAGGACCTCTTTCAGATAAAGAAGTTAAAGTAATTCTCACTCGGTTCTTAAGACCAGAATTTATCAATAGAATTGATGAAATCATTTGCTTTAACCCATTATCTAAAGATAATGTAAAAGCTATCATTAAAATTGAACTTGATAAATTAGTAAAAAGAATTAAAGAAGCTAAAAACATTGATTTAACTTATACAGATAAAGTTATTAATAAAGTTTTAGATGATGCTTTTGACCCTGAATACGGTGCTCGCCCAATTAAAAGATACATTCAAAAAAGAATTGAAAGTGTTATTGCTCTTAAAATTATTGAAAAAGACTTGCACGATACCAAAGTTGAATTGAATGTAAAAGATAATGAATTTGAAATTTAA
- a CDS encoding IS30 family transposase, protein MKKLIDLSKQNIICVKNNAENFRHFIIKESDDEIKRLHSNVSSKRLLRDKQISILLMWEIILKVLLLNSVSKAAKYFGYQSRTVKQKMEIMIEKNDYHKSLKNKVICKICGSKIFITKFLSFRKLSNHLLSYKTKRLMIVSESQKNKWSHFKKYWNDVTKELRKKASKNSKNIKCKMSVKFMINSFKQTNQNAFCPTFSTVYKALKQQRIKLSFDPLLYLSRGGYTKTTLKQGKRSLIHARDVKYRPKEANLRLEKGHFEADTVVGKREDKFVLFTLLDRKTRELYIALTKRDAKSINKALRMLIRKYNLEIKTLTVDNGSENTLLHKVVGKKKLFKCKPYASYQKGSIENAHRYIRRFIPKGKSFNSLTQEYVFWIKEQIDEYKRILAIEN, encoded by the coding sequence ATGAAAAAATTAATAGATTTATCTAAACAAAATATTATTTGTGTAAAAAATAATGCTGAAAACTTCCGTCACTTCATCATCAAAGAATCTGATGATGAGATAAAACGTCTTCACTCAAATGTTTCGTCTAAAAGGTTGCTTAGAGATAAACAAATATCTATACTCTTAATGTGGGAAATTATTTTGAAAGTTCTATTGTTGAATTCAGTATCAAAAGCGGCGAAATATTTTGGTTATCAATCTAGAACGGTTAAGCAAAAAATGGAAATAATGATTGAAAAAAATGACTATCATAAAAGCCTAAAAAATAAAGTTATTTGCAAAATTTGCGGATCTAAAATTTTTATAACTAAATTTCTCTCGTTCAGAAAACTATCAAATCATTTGCTTAGTTATAAAACCAAAAGGTTAATGATAGTGTCAGAATCACAAAAAAATAAGTGAAGTCACTTTAAGAAATATTGAAACGATGTAACTAAAGAATTAAGAAAAAAAGCAAGCAAAAACTCTAAAAACATTAAATGTAAAATGTCTGTTAAGTTTATGATTAACTCGTTTAAACAAACAAATCAAAATGCTTTTTGTCCTACATTTAGCACAGTTTACAAAGCTCTAAAGCAACAAAGAATAAAACTTTCTTTTGACCCGCTTTTATATTTATCAAGAGGTGGTTATACAAAAACTACATTAAAGCAAGGTAAAAGGTCATTGATACACGCTAGAGACGTAAAATATAGACCTAAAGAAGCAAATTTAAGATTAGAAAAAGGTCATTTTGAAGCTGATACAGTAGTTGGTAAAAGAGAAGATAAGTTTGTTCTTTTCACACTTTTAGATCGTAAAACTAGAGAGTTATACATTGCTTTAACAAAAAGAGATGCAAAATCAATTAACAAAGCATTAAGGATGTTAATAAGAAAATACAATCTCGAAATAAAAACCTTAACAGTAGATAACGGTAGTGAAAACACACTTCTTCATAAAGTGGTAGGTAAGAAAAAGTTATTTAAATGTAAACCTTATGCTTCGTATCAAAAAGGTTCAATTGAAAATGCTCATAGATACATTAGAAGATTTATTCCGAAGGGTAAAAGTTTCAATTCACTCACACAAGAATACGTGTTTTGAATCAAAGAACAAATCGATGAATACAAAAGAATATTAGCAATAGAAAATTAA
- a CDS encoding AEC family transporter, whose translation MLETLKAVMSNSQLWGAILSTILIVALGFTLVKIKVFKAEWKGVLNAIVLKVALPALAISGFMKTATIKELQEQGVVLGISVAFYAILCLIAFVWVNYSNKKVSSKITDNSIVQTIGGENVSQGKALVIWMMLIFGSTTFFGLPIIKSVYNSGVAAANIWSIPYRVFLYSYCFMLMAGLKFDRANITKSLKTALLNPIVIATFVGLVCYLSGLIPAKFFQGANEKGKIVAWFDLSVTAPWLHKPFTYLSGLASPLVWLSIGMTLATSNLASAAKNKWVWIFAVLKLVALPAMVFGVFWALNAGALVTKAVAASMVIFAAVPPATVVIAYAMQYKNNEQFAAECSALTTLLAIVAIPFWIFLCEVAFR comes from the coding sequence ATGTTAGAAACATTAAAAGCTGTTATGTCCAATTCGCAATTATGGGGAGCAATCTTATCAACAATTTTAATTGTTGCTTTAGGATTTACTCTTGTTAAAATCAAAGTATTTAAAGCTGAATGAAAAGGTGTTTTAAATGCGATTGTTTTAAAAGTAGCTCTTCCTGCACTTGCTATTTCAGGATTTATGAAAACAGCTACAATTAAAGAGCTTCAAGAGCAAGGAGTTGTTCTTGGTATCTCTGTTGCATTTTATGCAATTCTTTGTTTAATAGCTTTTGTTTGAGTGAATTACTCAAACAAAAAAGTATCTTCAAAAATTACAGATAACTCAATTGTGCAAACAATTGGTGGTGAAAATGTATCTCAAGGAAAAGCCCTTGTTATTTGAATGATGCTTATCTTTGGAAGTACAACATTCTTTGGGCTTCCAATTATTAAATCAGTATATAACTCTGGAGTAGCAGCAGCTAATATCTGATCAATTCCATATAGAGTATTTTTATACTCATACTGCTTTATGCTTATGGCAGGGTTAAAATTTGACCGTGCAAATATTACAAAATCATTAAAAACTGCTCTTTTAAACCCTATTGTTATTGCAACATTTGTAGGGCTTGTTTGTTACTTAAGTGGTTTAATCCCTGCAAAATTTTTCCAAGGTGCAAATGAAAAAGGAAAAATTGTTGCTTGATTTGACCTTTCAGTGACTGCGCCATGATTACATAAACCGTTTACATACTTAAGCGGTCTTGCTAGTCCATTAGTATGATTATCAATTGGTATGACTTTAGCAACTTCAAACCTTGCTTCAGCTGCTAAAAATAAATGAGTATGAATTTTTGCTGTTTTAAAATTAGTAGCTCTTCCAGCTATGGTATTCGGAGTGTTCTGAGCCTTAAATGCAGGTGCATTAGTCACAAAAGCAGTTGCAGCTTCAATGGTTATTTTTGCTGCAGTTCCACCTGCTACAGTTGTTATTGCTTACGCGATGCAATATAAAAACAATGAACAATTTGCAGCCGAGTGCTCTGCTTTAACAACACTTCTTGCAATTGTTGCAATCCCATTCTGAATCTTCCTTTGTGAAGTAGCTTTTAGATAA
- a CDS encoding 2-hydroxyacid dehydrogenase: MKVICFGVRDVEKPIFEKYNKNYNYDLELRRESLSADNVDCVKGFDAIIARASDKINCDVLEKVKEFGIKYVLTRTVGFDHMDVSKGKELGILMARVPSYSPTAISEVAVSMAQSLSRKTAHFAYNASKHNFQIDPFGFAKEMKNSVVAIIGTGKIGYESAKMFKGLGAKVLGYDPYPNEKAKEVLEYASLDEVLAQADIVSFHMPYIKGVNDKMINKDLLSKMKDGSILINSARGQIQDESAILEALESGKLSGAGLDVLYEEKLYFGKNQPEIKDEVILKLLSMYPRVLVSPHIGSYTDEAVANMVEISYENLKNFVESGDCPNKL; this comes from the coding sequence ATGAAAGTAATTTGTTTTGGTGTTAGGGATGTTGAAAAACCTATCTTCGAAAAATATAATAAAAACTATAACTATGATTTAGAACTCCGTCGTGAATCTTTAAGTGCAGATAATGTTGATTGTGTTAAAGGGTTTGATGCGATTATCGCTCGTGCTAGCGATAAAATCAACTGTGATGTGCTTGAGAAAGTTAAAGAATTCGGAATTAAATATGTTTTAACAAGAACTGTTGGTTTTGATCACATGGACGTATCTAAAGGTAAAGAATTAGGTATCTTAATGGCTCGTGTGCCAAGTTATTCACCAACAGCTATTTCTGAAGTTGCTGTATCAATGGCGCAATCACTTTCAAGAAAAACAGCTCACTTTGCTTACAATGCTTCAAAACACAATTTCCAAATCGATCCATTTGGATTTGCTAAAGAAATGAAAAACAGTGTTGTAGCAATTATTGGAACTGGAAAAATTGGTTATGAATCAGCTAAAATGTTTAAAGGACTTGGAGCTAAAGTTCTTGGGTATGATCCATATCCAAATGAAAAAGCTAAAGAAGTTCTTGAATATGCTTCATTAGATGAAGTACTTGCTCAAGCTGACATTGTTTCATTCCATATGCCTTATATTAAAGGTGTAAATGATAAAATGATTAATAAAGACTTACTTTCAAAAATGAAAGATGGTTCAATTTTAATCAATAGCGCTAGAGGTCAAATCCAAGATGAAAGCGCAATTTTAGAAGCATTAGAATCAGGAAAACTTAGTGGAGCTGGACTTGATGTTTTATATGAAGAAAAGCTTTACTTTGGAAAAAATCAGCCTGAAATTAAAGATGAAGTGATCTTAAAGCTTTTAAGTATGTATCCAAGAGTATTAGTGTCACCTCACATTGGAAGTTACACAGATGAAGCAGTTGCTAATATGGTTGAAATTTCATATGAAAACCTTAAAAACTTTGTAGAATCTGGTGATTGTCCAAACAAACTTTAA
- the lepA gene encoding translation elongation factor 4: MNKNKIKNFSIIAHIDHGKSTLADRILELTHTVSQRELKSQFLDSMELEQERGITIKLNAVQLKYKDYIFHLIDTPGHVDFTYEVSRSLAASEGALLLVDATQGIEAQTLANVYLALENNLEIIPVINKIDLPSADVEAVKREIEEVIGIDTQNAVLVSAKTGLGVDKLLEAIVEYIPSPKNADDSKPLKALIFDSYFDPYRGVIMLVRIFEGKLATGDRFKFMSDKTEKEYHVIDLGVKNPYETKKEFLEAGEVGWVSAAIRDAKEVHVGDTITLVDNPTKEALPGYKKMKPVVFTGFYPIDTRDYSILKESLEKISLSDSSISWEQETSKALGFGFRVGFLGMLHMEILQERLDREYKVGIIATSPSVEYKVHMTKGNFEMISNPSLFPDRTFIDYIEEPYIEASIFIPNEYIGNVMELCQNKRGIYKSLEAIDSRRSKVVYELPLAETIFDFFDLLKSGTKGYASFEYEWIGYRESDLVKVDILLNGDKIDAFSIISHREKAYESSRELCKKLKEAIPRENFEIPIQATIGGKIIARETIKAYRKDVTAKLYGGDVTRRQKLLKKQKEGKKRMKRLGSIEVPQEAFLSILKTNIDNKK; encoded by the coding sequence ATGAACAAAAATAAGATTAAAAACTTTTCCATAATTGCACATATTGATCACGGTAAAAGCACACTTGCTGACCGTATTTTAGAACTTACACACACAGTGTCTCAAAGAGAATTAAAATCTCAATTTCTTGATTCGATGGAACTTGAACAAGAAAGAGGGATTACTATCAAATTAAATGCTGTTCAATTAAAATATAAAGACTATATTTTTCACTTAATTGACACACCAGGTCACGTTGACTTTACTTATGAAGTTTCGCGTTCATTAGCTGCTAGTGAAGGAGCTCTTTTACTTGTTGATGCTACTCAAGGGATCGAAGCTCAAACTTTAGCAAACGTGTATTTAGCCTTAGAAAATAACCTTGAAATCATTCCGGTTATTAACAAAATTGATCTTCCAAGCGCTGATGTTGAAGCTGTTAAAAGGGAAATTGAAGAAGTTATTGGAATCGATACTCAAAATGCTGTTTTAGTTTCTGCTAAAACAGGGCTTGGGGTTGATAAATTACTTGAAGCAATTGTTGAATATATCCCTTCACCGAAAAACGCTGATGATTCAAAACCTTTAAAAGCTTTAATTTTTGATAGCTACTTTGACCCATATCGTGGTGTTATTATGCTTGTTAGAATTTTTGAAGGTAAGTTAGCAACTGGTGATAGATTTAAATTTATGTCAGATAAAACTGAAAAAGAATATCACGTAATTGACTTAGGGGTTAAAAACCCATATGAAACTAAAAAAGAATTCCTTGAAGCTGGTGAAGTTGGATGAGTTTCTGCGGCTATTAGGGATGCTAAAGAAGTTCATGTTGGAGATACCATTACTTTAGTAGATAACCCTACAAAAGAAGCCCTTCCAGGTTATAAAAAAATGAAACCTGTTGTCTTTACCGGGTTTTACCCAATCGACACTCGTGATTATTCAATTTTAAAAGAGAGCTTAGAGAAAATTTCATTAAGTGATTCATCAATTTCTTGAGAACAAGAAACATCAAAAGCTCTTGGTTTCGGTTTCCGTGTTGGATTCTTAGGAATGCTTCATATGGAAATTCTTCAAGAAAGATTAGATAGAGAATACAAAGTTGGAATTATCGCAACTAGCCCTTCAGTTGAATACAAAGTACATATGACTAAAGGTAATTTTGAAATGATTTCAAACCCTTCTTTATTTCCAGATCGTACTTTTATTGACTATATTGAAGAACCTTACATTGAAGCAAGTATCTTCATTCCAAATGAATATATTGGAAATGTAATGGAATTATGTCAAAACAAACGTGGAATTTATAAATCTCTTGAAGCTATTGATTCAAGAAGATCTAAGGTAGTTTATGAACTTCCACTTGCTGAAACTATCTTTGATTTCTTTGATTTATTAAAATCAGGAACTAAAGGTTATGCTTCATTTGAATATGAATGAATTGGATATCGTGAAAGCGACCTTGTGAAAGTCGATATTCTTTTAAATGGTGATAAAATTGATGCTTTCTCAATTATTTCACACCGCGAAAAAGCTTACGAATCATCAAGGGAGTTATGTAAAAAATTAAAAGAAGCTATTCCGAGAGAAAACTTTGAAATCCCAATTCAAGCTACAATTGGTGGTAAAATTATTGCTCGTGAAACCATTAAAGCTTACCGTAAAGATGTTACAGCTAAGCTTTATGGAGGGGATGTTACTCGTAGACAAAAACTTCTTAAAAAACAAAAAGAAGGTAAAAAGAGAATGAAACGTCTTGGTTCAATTGAAGTTCCACAAGAAGCATTCTTATCAATTTTAAAAACTAATATTGATAACAAAAAATAA
- a CDS encoding MAG0110 family membrane protein: protein MEINTNNYTVETLTKEQAKSKQLFYSTILVSFGLGIVAILSLSLLFFQLLVNNAASFGRSFQMIFYISLFIFVIVNIAGMWLKKFGAIALTIYYPFAILSAAVIAAGAVALYGLSEGANGVYSINKGVINILLILFAPAILIFIFGLIGYFNLFDIRKLSILVGVLSVGLIISMIVSFFVLNSTLEIIIGIVGTIVISGITAVTWFTIRKEADMIQFESNKEIYTKGLYYGIVLYFNYWQIVIFLLRIFTNVGDRR from the coding sequence ATGGAAATAAATACAAATAATTATACAGTCGAAACTTTGACTAAAGAACAAGCAAAAAGTAAACAACTTTTCTATTCAACTATTTTAGTTTCATTTGGACTTGGAATTGTTGCTATTTTATCTTTATCATTACTCTTTTTCCAATTACTTGTTAACAACGCAGCAAGTTTTGGAAGATCATTCCAAATGATTTTCTACATATCACTTTTTATTTTTGTTATTGTAAATATAGCTGGAATGTGATTGAAAAAATTTGGAGCTATAGCACTTACGATTTACTATCCATTTGCTATTCTTTCTGCTGCAGTTATTGCCGCAGGAGCTGTTGCTCTTTATGGCCTTTCTGAAGGTGCAAATGGTGTATATTCAATTAATAAAGGTGTAATTAATATTCTTTTAATTTTATTCGCGCCTGCTATTTTAATTTTTATTTTTGGACTTATTGGTTACTTTAATCTTTTTGATATTCGTAAGCTTTCAATCCTTGTAGGAGTTTTATCAGTAGGTCTTATTATTTCAATGATCGTTTCATTTTTTGTTCTTAATTCAACTCTTGAAATAATCATTGGAATTGTTGGAACAATTGTAATTTCAGGTATTACTGCTGTTACATGATTTACCATTAGAAAAGAAGCTGATATGATTCAATTTGAAAGTAATAAAGAAATTTATACCAAAGGTCTTTATTACGGAATTGTTCTTTACTTCAATTACTGACAAATAGTTATTTTCTTACTTAGAATCTTCACAAATGTAGGTGATAGAAGATAA
- a CDS encoding thymidine kinase, whose amino-acid sequence MRKNVENGTIEIITGPMFAGKSSELIKRLTLYKIAKFEPIIFKPALDTRFSDSKIVSRTGSTFPAISINEPKEVLSHINEKTEVIAFDEIQFFDKKIITIIEKLANKGIHIIISGLDMDFEGNPFENVAKLMAIADKVDKLKAVCMVCYAPAGMSFRKIDSKLRTVIGDDIYEARCRFCHKNK is encoded by the coding sequence ATGAGAAAAAATGTAGAAAATGGAACAATTGAGATAATAACAGGACCTATGTTTGCGGGCAAAAGTTCTGAATTAATTAAGCGTTTAACTTTATATAAAATAGCTAAATTTGAGCCAATTATTTTCAAACCAGCTTTAGATACTCGCTTTTCCGATTCTAAAATTGTAAGTAGAACTGGTTCGACTTTCCCAGCTATTTCAATCAATGAACCTAAAGAAGTTTTAAGCCATATTAACGAAAAAACTGAAGTGATTGCTTTTGACGAAATTCAATTTTTTGACAAGAAAATTATCACAATCATTGAGAAATTAGCTAACAAAGGTATTCACATCATAATTTCTGGATTGGATATGGACTTTGAGGGAAACCCTTTTGAAAATGTTGCAAAGTTAATGGCAATTGCTGATAAGGTCGATAAATTAAAAGCTGTTTGCATGGTTTGCTATGCACCTGCAGGTATGTCATTTAGAAAAATTGACTCAAAATTACGCACCGTTATTGGTGATGATATTTACGAAGCTAGATGCCGCTTTTGTCATAAAAATAAATAA
- the whiA gene encoding DNA-binding protein WhiA, whose amino-acid sequence MNSKNKTFSHDIKYEILSSIKNEKETKAFSFGFLLSSYKLIDSQMVLKINDDFILDKVTKFFKKSNISYDKWKNSKTMISVNNSFLSNIYNEQNVYNPDFINEFQNYFTSFFAGVFVASGNVSGLHTTSYHLDISTKNPDFASHIQDKLNQYQFGFKILQRKDKYFLYIKKLDNILEFLAAIGAQKAWLKMQDIKIQRDLENVVNRINNIDMSNLQKIAKSSLKHIQNINYIFENNLEANFSENELVFFRLKLENQGFSLSDLSKILEVEHNIFITKGGLGHWLKKLEKIVKEHQK is encoded by the coding sequence ATGAATTCTAAAAATAAAACATTTTCTCACGATATAAAATATGAAATTTTATCAAGCATCAAAAACGAAAAGGAAACTAAAGCTTTTTCGTTTGGTTTTTTATTAAGTAGTTACAAATTAATTGATAGCCAAATGGTGCTTAAAATTAATGATGATTTTATTTTAGATAAAGTAACCAAGTTTTTCAAAAAAAGCAATATTAGCTATGATAAATGAAAAAATTCTAAGACTATGATTAGTGTAAATAATTCATTTTTAAGCAATATTTATAATGAACAAAACGTTTATAATCCAGATTTTATAAACGAATTTCAAAACTACTTTACAAGTTTTTTTGCAGGTGTATTTGTAGCTTCAGGAAATGTTTCAGGACTTCATACAACTTCATATCACCTTGATATTTCAACTAAAAACCCAGATTTTGCAAGTCACATTCAAGATAAACTTAACCAATATCAATTTGGTTTTAAGATTCTGCAAAGAAAAGATAAATACTTTTTATATATTAAGAAATTAGACAATATCTTAGAGTTTTTAGCAGCTATTGGTGCTCAAAAAGCTTGATTAAAAATGCAAGATATAAAAATTCAAAGAGACCTTGAAAACGTAGTTAATCGTATCAATAATATTGATATGAGCAACTTGCAAAAAATTGCAAAAAGTTCACTTAAGCATATTCAAAACATCAACTACATTTTTGAAAATAATCTTGAAGCTAATTTCAGTGAAAACGAACTTGTATTTTTTAGGTTAAAGCTAGAAAATCAGGGGTTTTCACTTTCTGATTTATCTAAAATTTTAGAAGTTGAGCATAACATTTTTATTACAAAAGGTGGCCTTGGGCACTGACTTAAAAAGCTAGAAAAAATAGTCAAAGAGCATCAAAAATAG
- the infC gene encoding translation initiation factor IF-3, whose protein sequence is MFLLDSQGQKVGVVRTAEAIEKAKNEKMDLVLIQANPKPIARILDYGKFKYDRKKKEKEIKEKQTNIQNREVRLTPMISDNDLMTKSRKAREFLLKGDRIKVSLKLRGREIGRKDLGLATLDKFYKTLEDIAEITTEAKLVNERFLDMNLQPNKQKIQKYLKEKELEKETQVTKEGEK, encoded by the coding sequence GTGTTCTTATTAGATTCGCAAGGACAAAAAGTAGGTGTTGTTAGAACAGCTGAAGCCATTGAAAAGGCTAAAAATGAAAAAATGGATTTAGTGCTAATTCAAGCAAATCCTAAACCAATTGCTCGTATTTTAGATTATGGAAAATTTAAATACGACCGTAAGAAAAAAGAGAAAGAAATCAAAGAAAAACAAACTAACATCCAAAACCGTGAAGTTAGACTTACACCAATGATTAGTGATAATGATCTTATGACTAAAAGTCGTAAAGCTCGTGAATTTCTTCTTAAAGGTGATCGTATTAAAGTTTCTCTTAAACTTAGAGGACGTGAAATTGGGAGAAAAGATTTAGGATTAGCAACATTAGACAAGTTCTATAAAACATTAGAAGATATTGCCGAAATTACAACTGAGGCAAAACTTGTTAATGAGCGTTTCCTTGACATGAATCTCCAACCTAATAAACAAAAAATTCAAAAATATTTAAAAGAAAAAGAACTTGAGAAAGAAACTCAAGTTACCAAAGAAGGAGAAAAATAA
- the rpmI gene encoding 50S ribosomal protein L35, producing the protein MPKMKTKSALKKRIKVTGTGKVMREQAYRSHLAQNKTTKQKRQARKSVLMSKSDLKRFKAMF; encoded by the coding sequence ATGCCAAAAATGAAAACTAAAAGTGCGTTAAAAAAACGTATTAAAGTTACAGGAACTGGTAAAGTTATGAGAGAACAAGCTTACCGTTCACATTTAGCACAAAATAAAACAACAAAACAAAAACGTCAAGCCCGTAAATCTGTATTAATGTCAAAAAGCGACCTTAAAAGATTTAAAGCAATGTTCTAA
- the rplT gene encoding 50S ribosomal protein L20, with protein MARVKGGTVTRARRKKWLKLAKGYFGHKSIGYKVAKQAVVKSWTYAFRDRKQVKRNFRKLWIARINAATRAEGMSYSRFISGLKSANVVVNRKMLSELAINEPKTFKVLVELAKQA; from the coding sequence ATGGCAAGAGTTAAAGGTGGAACAGTTACAAGAGCAAGACGTAAAAAATGATTAAAATTAGCTAAAGGATACTTCGGTCACAAATCAATCGGTTACAAAGTTGCAAAACAAGCAGTTGTTAAATCATGAACATACGCTTTTAGAGACCGTAAACAAGTTAAAAGAAACTTCCGTAAATTATGAATCGCTCGTATCAATGCAGCTACAAGAGCTGAAGGAATGAGCTACTCAAGATTTATCTCAGGACTTAAAAGCGCTAACGTTGTTGTAAACCGTAAAATGCTTTCAGAATTAGCTATAAATGAGCCTAAAACATTCAAAGTTTTAGTTGAATTAGCTAAACAAGCTTAA